Sequence from the Phaeodactylum tricornutum CCAP 1055/1 chromosome 4, whole genome shotgun sequence genome:
tttcttcttttttgcaaGTCGTTTCCGGGACGCACTGTCAGTGTCGAGGACACCGTCAATGGTCTTactttttttctttttcttcattaAACCAGCGTCTTCACTAGTGCGAGCTTCACGTACGGCTTTGTGCTGCATTGGGACCTGATCAAcgggtttcttcttcttttctcGCTTTGCTGAATCTCCTTGGTCCAACGAAACCTTAGGTTTCTCAATTCCACGCTTGCTCTTCTGTCGTAATCCGACCCTAGAAGTAGTGGATAGGGGCTCTCCGTCGACAGGcttatttttctttttcttcagtTTCTCCTgcggcagcagcaacgacTCATCCGCGGGGTCAGTCGACGCACGACGAATTAAACCGGATTTTACGGCTCGCTCACCATCATCCcgctttttcatttctttcaattctttttgttttttgaGATGCCTATCACGGATTTTGGACATGATGTCCCCTGTCTGGGTCTCTTCATACTGCATTCGTTCTTCGACCGACATCGTGGCCATACGTCTCTTGTCAGCTGCTTTGCGTTCTTGTTCAGCTTCGAAGGCTGTGTCTCTGTCCATGCCAAGCGACTCTCGCAAAGAAAGAATATTTTTCATCTTTTGAACAACTGTACCATCATCTCCTTCTTCAAACCCTTCAAACTGTGTGAGGTCGCCTCTTTTACGCTCTTGTACCTTGATGAAAGCACCGAGCATTCCAGGCTCACTACACGACTCATCTCCAGAAGAGTCGGAATCATTGTCGCTGTCGCTTTTCGGCATTGTTATCGGTGAGCCGTGGTATTTGCTCTTCCACTCCGTTTTTACCGGAAAAGTAGTTGGTACAAGATTGCGACGAACGTTTCGTTTTTCTGTTTTACGTTGGCTCGAGGGAGAGGTTGTTACCAAAATCAggtattcacagtcaacgccTTGTTGAATGACCCAGATAGCAACCACCAATTTGAGTTTTTTATCATTTAATATATTTGCGGAATCCCTGCAGATTTCTATATAATTTCGGGTCATTCTTGGCCACCAAAATAATAATTCACTTGATCTGCAGTGAGACTGCTTGCGTCGAAGAGTTGCCGGATCAACCATGCACTTCCAATTCTGCTGAACCTTTTGGTGTTGCATTCTTTCCCCTTGCTTCTAAGAATT
This genomic interval carries:
- a CDS encoding predicted protein, which encodes MPKSDSDNDSDSSGDESCSEPGMLGAFIKVQERKRGDLTQFEGFEEGDDGTVVQKMKNILSLRESLGMDRDTAFEAEQERKAADKRRMATMSVEERMQYEETQTGDIMSKIRDRHLKKQKELKEMKKRDDGERAVKSGLIRRASTDPADESLLLPQEKLKKKKNKPVDGEPLSTTSRVGLRQKSKRGIEKPKVSLDQGDSAKREKKKKPVDQVPMQHKAVREARTSEDAGLMKKKKKSKTIDGVLDTDSASRKRLAKKKKPKELNVCEAQSQLDVEKKRHKKKRPEAL